The Lates calcarifer isolate ASB-BC8 unplaced genomic scaffold, TLL_Latcal_v3 _unitig_574_quiver_1779, whole genome shotgun sequence sequence TATGTGTGGGCCATGGAGCAGAAACGTCGTAAATTTGAGAAACAGGACATTTTTGTTCCCTGGAACCCCAACCCTCAGTCGTCCTCCGGCTTCAGCAGGGAGCATGCCAAACCCAGAAGGAGGGCCACAGCGCAGAGTGTGAGCGAAGCCATAGACAACACTGACAAGCACAGGAAGGTTAGAAGCACATCCTCCGTTGCGGACGAAGAAGACCTGACCTGCACCACGCCGCAGCAGAGGACTCAGAGACTGTGGTTCTTCTCCAGGTCTCTGGATTCTGTGTTTGACTTTGGAAGTTTAGCCATCTCCCGGTCGTCCTCCAGAGACTTGAGCACTTTATCTTCACCCACAGGTGAAAATGAGGGGAACAAGGCGACCCACCGTGGGAGAGGACGAGGGCTCATCAAGCAGGTCTCCAGCTTCTTTTCCCCTCCGTCTGTTATCGGATCAGAGGAGGACGTCTTTGACTCGGTCACAGACCTGCACAAGGGACAAAACGGTtctggaggcagcagcagcaacaataacaacaacaccCCTAACAGCAACGGCACAGAAAACCAGAGTGCCTCAGTATCTTTAACCCAGGAGTGTGGCTCTCTGGCCCTGCCAGATCTGGTGCCTTTCCAGAAAGAGCACCTGAAGCAGTCTGGAGACGAAAGTGATGGAGGGCCACCGGGAAAAGAGCTGCAGGAAAGCACACAGAGTCCTCAGGGGAGCGAGGGACAGGTGGAAGGCTCCTGCCTGAGGTACTATCACGTCTTCAGGGAAGGAGAGCTGGCAGAGCTGATAGAGAATTATGTCGAAGAGCTTCATGTCAAACAAACCTACTTTGATCACGCCAACTGGTGTGTGGTGGCAGAGAAGGTTCAGTTGtggaaaatctgattttaaaatacgTTTGATTTTACTTTGCATCAACTCTGCCTCAAGTTTTAGCACTGAATCACACATTTGATGATTATTAACTTCTTGTAACTGAAAAGTATGTAAAGGTACAGATGTAGCCATTGTTGAAGTTAACACTAAACACTAAAGTAAACCACTCCACTGATCCAAGGCTCTACATAACTGTTTGgaaattgttatttttagttttaagttAAGTAGTCTGTGTGACAGACTGATCCATATCTAGcattatatgtatgtttttgcacaTAGGATGGCAGTGTTCAACAATGGCTACCACTGTATATTACACCatgtttttaaagtatttattcAATTTCAATACATGGAACCAACAAGCAGTATCCAGATATCCAGTGTATGTTCCCTTTTAGTGTCAAGaatttgttttaatcatcaaGCTCCAAGATTTTAACTCTTTTAAAAGATCATTCCTGCGAGGGAGATGTTAAGAAATTGGACTTTTATAATATCAGCAAAAGGGGAATTTGTGAGACTACAGTAGAATCTTCCATCTGCTCTTATATGTTTTAATGCATTGATTTCAGTGGAAAATTCTTGAGTTTATTCTTGTCTGCCTGTTTTACAATTGCACGTTCCTTAACTCTAAATTCAAGGAGCTAAACTTGCAGCAAGTATCTGTTATGTACTTTTTGGTGGGACTTTCTGTAAACTGCTCATGTGTAATTTATCATAAACACTATTAGAAAAGAGCTCAAATTCGTGCAGAATATCTTCCAAAACATTCGTGACATTTGCTTGTTGTGTTTTACTCTCCCAAGTGTTTCAAAGAACGTGTTGCcagtatgtgcgtgtgtgcttgaTGTTGACATTTGTAATAGTTATGTATTGTCTTGTAACAAGCTGAATATACCACTAGTATGTTTCAGCAAATCAACTGCCTCATATACTGTGAATAAACATTGCACTGTACCACAAATATGTCGCTGCTTGATGTCAGTGGATGACAAATATAGATGAAACTTGAAACATACTGGCGAATCTATCCATTGTGCCAAGGATGGTGCATATCTTTatcagtacagtatgtgtggacCAACTGTGTTTGTTCTTAAGTAACAGTGGTACCTTAATGTCTAATGTGACCTGATGTAAATGCTTTTaagtttgactttgtttttccttattAAATATTTTGGTCATGAATGTTGTTGTGCTGCATTCGCTGACATTATATATTGTGACGCATGTAATAATTTGGTAACATGTGTGACAGCCATGCAGTGTATTGTTCAGTATATTTAAAGTCACAGAAATAATTGCTACTACAGAAGAAACTACACAGTATTTTGATGAGGTAAACAGCAAGTTCAACATCCTCTTAAGTCACTCTTCAGCCAGTgtaccacatactgtactaaaGAGTCACATTCCAAATTACAGTAACCTCGCTTGATATACTGAGGGGTTGACTTAGCACATACAGAATGTTGGTTTGCTGCAAATATCTTATGCCAGTATACCATTGTTCAAAAACAAGTGCAAGAGGTAGTTTCAAAATCTAGAATTACATaatttgtgtaaaatattatataaaactTTTAAGTCCATTGTCTCCATGATCCTTTTCAGAATTCTTGACAGAAATTAAATGCTGTTGCATGTTcagcatataaatatatagtaTAGAAGTAGTGGTTCACATTAtatgttttttccccctaaaaTGAATACTGGCCCCCGAAAGATCAGTATCAGTTTGGCTTTGAGGATCCTCTTGATTCAGGAGATGATGATTTTACATTCCACACTCCCTCCAAACctggaataaaaacatgaataatcaCATTAATGACTTAtattcaatttttaaaaaaagaggtgaCATTTGGTTTATGtaactgtttctgtgttgaaatgGGTTGTTTGGCAACACGTTTAAACACCTGCGTTTCCTTtacctgagctgctgctctgtggacaATAGAGTGTCTGAGCGCCAGTTTGTCGATGTCTCTTGAATATCCTCCTCCAATGACAGCAGCGACAGGAACGCCTCTGCTCACCACAGTCTTCATCACATACAGATCTCTCTGATACAGCCCTGGGAGACACTTAACAGTCAACCAAAAAGTCTAGAAATGATTTATGGATAGAGATACTTGTGTGTACAGTTACCGCTCACCTTGGTCGGTCAGACGGAGCCTCCCGAGTTCATCCTCCCAATGAGGGTCGACACCTGCGTCATACAGGACCAGGTCTGGACGAAAAGTCTCAAGCAGCCAGGGAAGGTGGGCTTCCACTGTTGAGACACCATGAAATGTTAGTTCATTCATAGTAAAATTAAATACTGCTTAATACAGTAAAGTAGTTTTATGTGATCATCTCCTCTGAACCTAgctaaaagaaaacagataaatatctATTATATAGATTTTAGTAATTGACAATAAGATAAAGTGACTTGACTGCAACACTATTTGGCTGTAAACATATCACATTTATACTTATGGCCTCTGTTGACATGCCTGTGGAGAGGTACTCCTTGTCTTCCAGCCCGTCCTCCACACTGATATCTAGGTCACTCTGTTGTTTACGGAGGGGGAAGtttttcccacaatgcactgagaatgtaaacacacacgGCTCCTCTTTAAATATGAAAGCTGTGCCGTCACCCTGTTGGATGCAAAAGATGGATGTTTTAGTATTTACTAAAATGACAAAACCTTTAGGAAAAGTGTTATACTGGTACTTGAAACTCCACCTGATGCACATCTAGATCCACAATCAGAACCTTCCTCTTGGATGAAGAGCTGCCCATCAGGTATTTGGCTGCAACTGCTAAGTCATTGAGGAGACAAAACCCTGAACCATAACTTGGAAAAGCATGATGCGTTCCTCCTGCCGTACTGCAGGCCAGGCCCCTGTGCAGAGCTACTTCAGCAGCTAGAACGGTCCCACCTGTCAACAAGAGACAAGGTGAAACAACTCCTGTAAGCTCTCCAGGGCATGCAGCTGTCAAGCCACCTGTGACGCGGACCTCCTCCTCACCGGTTTCATATCGACAGCGTCTCACTATTCCCTCACTCCAGGAGAAACCTGTCCTTCTTTGCTCTTGCTCATTTGTCTTCCCACTTATGAAGTTGTTCAAGTATTCCTCAGTGTGCACACAGCTCAGTAACTCCTTAGAGGCGATTTCAGGGACCCACACCTACTGTGAAGAAAGAAATTCACATTAACAGGAAAATGTACAACTGCTACTGATAATATCAGTCAGTCTTGTGACCAACAATGATCTCTCAATATCAATTAATCTATTGCTGGTTTTCCTAATTGACCGCAAAATGACAGAATATTAAGAGCTGTCCAAAGTCAGTAAAAATAGAGCCTGAGttaacatcttcaaatgtttttatgtttaatttacagagacataaaaacagGGGGAAGCAGCGTAGTCACTGAGAAACTGTAGTCAATTAATGGACTAATCAAGAATATTGTCAATACCTTCTCACTTAATAATACTGACATATGATAATAACCATCACAACTGTATTTTatactgaaattttaaatgagTAACTCACCTGTTTCTCTGTAATGACTTGGTCTTTGATTAAAAAGTGGAAAACCCGCGGGAACTTGCCCATAGGAAACCTGTGGTTGGGTGGGAGGTCACACACGTAGTCGTTGTGATGAACTATGGGAAGACCGCTGGATTCATGCCTCACCTGCGAGGTGAACAGGTGTAACTGTAAGGTCAGTTTAAATGCACCGTGTTTGAAATGTtcgagagaaaaacaaaacaaaccataagtttattttattccaacaaTCATTTCTTACTATTTCGGCatgaaaacatctgcaggaGGTGAGAGCtgcaccgagcggccgtccgACTTTTATTCGAGGTCTGCgagaaaatatttgctttaTGCAAGTCATTTCTCTGACAAACATTAATCCTAAATGACAGTCACTGACAGAAGACGGAGAAACGCGACTTTTTGCTCAGTTTACTGTTATGAAACGAGGCAGCACAGCGCTGAAGGTGTTCTGTTTATTGACGGATGTTAGAGTGCGACTGTGTTTCTCATCCATAATGCTGCCACCCTCTGGCGTGGAGTGGAAATAACACAGAGCTGGTGTCATGGTTGTTTACCACCATCTACTGACTTGGAATGAAAGCTGTTGATGCACAGCATGAGAGTCAAAGTTATTTTATCAGTTACATGTATTTCATGAACGAGTGAATCATTTAATACATaataagaaacaaagaaatgatatttttgtgaaTATTATAAGATACTGTAAGTAAGAAAAACTATCAACAGGCTATGAAAGTCTGTGATGTGGTATGTCTcagaaaagtgtgaaaaacaTCTGGCAATCAAAAGTTATTTCAGAACCAAGAGAGGCCTTTTTTGCCTGTAAGGCCTGACAATGTCTGACTCACTGGATCATGACTTCATCACTATTCTCTTTTTATTCATAAAACACCAAAGcatttgtctgtctcttctaTTTCAagaaaatttcatttaaacataGGACACAATAAGCTTTCATTTTTTGAGCATATGCAAGTGATTCAACAATTGAAATAACAATACTACTAATAATGACAGATAGAGATTAGgatatgtgtatatgtactgtgtgtgtttatgtaaaatgtatgtacatatttttatataatgtgtaaaatatatagTAGATATAAATGGGCAAAACACATACGTTATTATTGGTATTAGTGGCCATTCGAAGCTCTTTGATGATGAGCTTTTTGTTTGTGGAAGGGGTCATGATGTTGCTGCGTCCAGCTTTattctgcatctttttttt is a genomic window containing:
- the LOC108876365 gene encoding probable tRNA methyltransferase 9B, with the protein product MMEEAASQLERDHVHSVYDKIAPYFNDSRYKAWPKVRQFLLDLEAGSIVADIGCGNGKYLHINKEVFKLGCDVCRPLVDFAWSQGHEVQMCDGLHLPYRDGCFDAVLSIAVIHHLSTKERRIRAIKEMARTLRVGGRIMIYVWAMEQKRRKFEKQDIFVPWNPNPQSSSGFSREHAKPRRRATAQSVSEAIDNTDKHRKVRSTSSVADEEDLTCTTPQQRTQRLWFFSRSLDSVFDFGSLAISRSSSRDLSTLSSPTGENEGNKATHRGRGRGLIKQVSSFFSPPSVIGSEEDVFDSVTDLHKGQNGSGGSSSNNNNNTPNSNGTENQSASVSLTQECGSLALPDLVPFQKEHLKQSGDESDGGPPGKELQESTQSPQGSEGQVEGSCLRYYHVFREGELAELIENYVEELHVKQTYFDHANWCVVAEKVQLWKI
- the LOC108876366 gene encoding uncharacterized protein SYNPCC7002_A1628, which translates into the protein MFVREMTCIKQIFSRRPRIKVGRPLGAALTSCRCFHAEIVRHESSGLPIVHHNDYVCDLPPNHRFPMGKFPRVFHFLIKDQVITEKQVWVPEIASKELLSCVHTEEYLNNFISGKTNEQEQRRTGFSWSEGIVRRCRYETGGTVLAAEVALHRGLACSTAGGTHHAFPSYGSGFCLLNDLAVAAKYLMGSSSSKRKVLIVDLDVHQGDGTAFIFKEEPCVFTFSVHCGKNFPLRKQQSDLDISVEDGLEDKEYLSTVEAHLPWLLETFRPDLVLYDAGVDPHWEDELGRLRLTDQGLYQRDLYVMKTVVSRGVPVAAVIGGGYSRDIDKLALRHSIVHRAAAQVWRECGM